A single Venturia canescens isolate UGA chromosome 1, ASM1945775v1, whole genome shotgun sequence DNA region contains:
- the LOC122408102 gene encoding uncharacterized protein yields the protein MRTQILDVCDQLSDFSTGFVNWSWDTLDLLFEIFVEFLARTIELGVALLKLSFQIICFLRDVCIEAMQTFVNIFRGIVHVISSIKCEDVEDFAAACMVVFLWVAGVKIVLSLLQNNKKPFSNPLNFYRAAASCAPAVLQKVGQPAANSTTKKKVMIQSKKAAGCKRPASSSISSSSSFSYDA from the exons ATGCGAACACAAATATTGGACGTGTGCGACCAGTTGAGCGATTTTAGCACGGGATTCGTCAACTGGTCGTGGGATACGTTGGATCttcttttcgaaatattcgttgaatttttggcACGCACCATCGAGCTCGGAGTTGCCTTGTTGAAATTGAGCTTTCAGATCATATGTTTCTTAAGGGATGTTTGCATCGAAGCGATGCAAActtttgttaatatttttcgtGGGATTGTGCACGTAATCAGTtccatcaagtgcgaagacgtTGAGGATTTTGCTGCTGCTTGTATGGTCGTTTTCCTGTGGGTTGCAGGTGTCAAAATCGTTCTCAGTCTGCTGCAAAAT AACAAGAAGCCTTTCTCAAATCCGTTGAATTTCTATCGAGCGGCCGCCTCCTGTGCTCCAGCTGTTCTCCAAAAAGTCGGACAGCCAGCAGCGAACagcacgacgaaaaaaaaagtaatgattCAATCGAAGAAAGCTGCAGGCTGCAAACGTCCAGCCAGTTCGTCGATATCGTCCTCCTCCTCATTTTCGTACGACGCTTGA
- the LOC122413291 gene encoding G patch domain-containing protein 1 — protein MADSDDENFVTFGNALEPLDEESLPRKKPVTIEDQYAVDAQGRRRFHGAFTGGFSAGYFNSVGTRDGWRPQQFKSSRSSKAGGVSQRPEDFMDEEDTSEFGIAPTAIRAHSDFTDHGRRGTKRERQRPDNDGPIPGVPVLKELLKPAKDTVGVTLLKKMGWRPGQGIGPRITKREKVRTKQRNDRVKVYGCSLPNQEEKVEDTDSEASEDANEEILFAPDDYEPFICNPKDNYFGIGYTGLDRRPVLSGHVNLFEEPTSFKLQEKNKKLSIRGQAFGVGAFEADDEDIYARDDMSRYDFALGPEKKAVKSRWSEKHNESSKENYLEGFVPATKNLERKKTFDPPELPRDFEPVHTVRKSRFHPPIEPIANSQNTRNKGLARPDLSATDRARILGESSQNFQCTTLSSPVQGIIDSKPTSVASNIITRTLNLHGKEQTAERKQQDSRNKSASAAWLEKLSSKSFVSGGVENRDSGASGSLKNLQDFKTDIAGSRVPKPFVMDPEKQSRFEKFVALVKKGEKNKLESIQPLSMTEWERQQESHEFEQAIRIFDVSEPVEESPKSFPTSTSADPTMSGKFVGTGEIVVQSQTETAEEQKKSAAKMKLFGKLTRTREPWQPASIVCKRFNIPEPRSGCPKMEKTTKNKRCSVFESLDFGAITSKFEGSTEPENSTQPHIPYVPKENPRDETVACTGIFDSSDIDPSSNKVTEKMRSFEVSYEKVFGRSGLSTSVNDPAKDLNSTDLQEQQEHPSPSEESTSVVAEAKGSSAEKKDLFKAIFLSSSEDSESDNGDNDEDDTEAVKSLLIGKAPSQLNLQRNNSPPRGIFAKLDLDSLSKPRKVASSLGAEESSSKSQSVDEKSDTIETNNGEVEKSTSSIPSTQEIDLLPDMYGPALPTRTLKNFENSLKDEGSSSRDSVFQKPIFKSVVVTKKDSEYSDRIKGKWVERSKSKKSKKDKHKHKHKEKERSKHKHKSKKDKR, from the exons atggctgattcagatgatgaaaattttgtgacATTTGGAAACGCTCTAGAACCATTAGACGAAG AGAGTTTACCAAGGAAAAAGCCAGTTACAATAGAAGATCAATATGCAGTCGATGCACAAGGAAGACGAAGATTTCATGGTGCCTTTACGGGCGGATTCTCAGCAGGTTATTTCAATAGTGTTGGGACACGAGATGGATGGAGACCTCAACAATTCAAATCATCAAGAAGCAGTAAAGCTGGCGGTGTTTCACAGCGTCCTGAAGATTTTATGGATGAAGAGGATACAAGTGAATTTGGAATAGCACCAACGGCCATAAGAGCACACAGTGATTTTACAGATCACGGCAGAAGAGGCACAAAGCGAGAACGGCAGAGACCGGACAATGATGGTCCTATTCCTGGTGTGCCTGTTCTGAAAGAATTATTGAAACCTGCCAA GGATACGGTTGGTGTGACTCTGCTAAAGAAAATGGGTTGGCGGCCGGGTCAGGGAATCGGACCACGGATTACAAAGCGTGAGAAAGTTAGAACGAAGCAGAGGAACGACAGAGTTAAAGTTTATGGCTGTTCGCTTCCAAATCAGGAGGAAAAAGTAGAAGACACGGATTCTGAAGCTTCGGAAGATGCTAACGAAGAGATACTCTTTGCTCCGGACGATTATGAGCCCTTTATCTGCAACCCAAAGGACAATTACTTCGGTATCGGTTACACGGGACTGGACAGACGTCCAGTTCTCTCAGGTCACGTGAATCTTTTTGAGGAACCAACGTCTTTCAAGCTTCAGGAGAAGAACAAAAAGTTGTCGATACGTGGTCAGGCTTTCGGGGTCGGAGCTTTCGAGGCTGACGACGAGGATATTTATGCGCGCGACGACATGTCCCGTTACGATTTTGCTCTCGGGCCCGAGAAAAAAGCAGTGAAATCCCGCTGGTCCGAGAAACACAACGAAAGCtccaaagaaaattatttggaaGGTTTTGTCCCGGCGACTAAGAatctcgagagaaaaaaaaccttcgATCCGCCAGAATTACCAAGGGACTTCGAGCCTGTACACACCGTCCGGAAGAGCCGTTTCCATCCGCCGATTGAGCCAATTGCCAATAGCCAGAATACTCGGAATAAGGGTCTGGCACGTCCTGACTTGAGCGCCACCGATAGAGCCAGAATCCTGGGTGAATCGtcccaaaattttcaatgcaCAACCCTTTCAAGCCCGGTGCAGGGTATCATCGACTCGAAACCAACGAGCGTTGCTAGTAATATAATAACGAGAACGTTGAACCTTCACGGAAAGGAACAAACAGCAGAAAGAAAACAGCAAGATTCGCGAAATAAATCAGCGAGCGCTGCGTGGTTGGAAAAATTGAGTTCCAAAAGTTTCGTCAGCGGTGGCGTTGAAAACAGAGATTCCGGAGCTTCCGGCAGCTTGAAAAATCTCCAGGATTTCAAGACCGACATAGCCGGAAGTCGTGTGCCCAAACCATTCGTCATGGATCCGGAAAAACAGTCGaggttcgaaaaatttgtcgcGTTAGTaaagaaaggagagaaaaataaattagagaGTATTCAGCCTTTATCAATGACGGAATGGGAAAGACAACAGGAGAGCCACGAGTTTGAGCAAGCGATAAGAATCTTCGATGTATCAGAACCCGTGGAAGAAAGTCCGAAGAGCTTTCCCACGAGCACTTCCGCCGATCCGACAATGAGTGGCAAATTCGTTGGCACCGGTGAAATCGTAGTACAATCGCAGACCGAGACTGCTGAAGAACAGAAAAAGAGTGCGGCGAAAATGAAGCTCTTTGGCAAACTAACGAGAACACGAGAACCATGGCAACCGGCTAGTATCGTTTGCAAGAGATTCAACATCCCGGAGCCTCGGAGCGGATGCCCCAAGatggaaaaaacgacgaaaaacaaaagatgCTCGGTTTTCGAATCCCTCGATTTTGGCGCGATCACAAGCAAATTCGAAGGCTCCACAGAGCCAGAAAATTCAACGCAGCCACACATTCCGTACGTGCCAAAAGAGAATCCGAGGGATGAAACGGTCGCGTGCACCGGGATCTTCGACTCCTCGGATATTGACCCTTCATCGAACAAAGTTACCGAAAAAATGCGAAGTTTCGAGGTTTCTTATGAAAAAGTCTTCGGTCGCAGTGGTCTTTCTACGAGTGTTAATGATCCTGCGAAAGACCTGAATAGTACGGACCTCCAAGAGCAGCAGGAACACCCATCTCCTTCGGAAGAAAGTACTTCGGTGGTTGCCGAAGCAAAAGGCAGTTCGGCGGAGAAAAAAGATCTTTTTAAGGCGATTTTCCTGAGTAGTAGCGAGGACTCCGAGTCGGACAATGGCGATAACGATGAGGACGACACCGAAGCAGTGAAATCCTTGCTCATAGGCAAAGCACCTAGTCAATTGAACCTTCAAAGAAACAATTCGCCACCTCGAGGAATTTTCGCCAAGCTCGATCTCGATAGTCTTTCAAAACCGAGGAAAGTTGCGAGCTCACTCGGAGCTGAAGAATCTTCGTCTAAAAGCCAATCGGTCGATGAGAAAAGCGACACAATCGAGACGAATAACGGGGAAGTTGAAAAAAGCACGAGCTCGATTCCCAGCACACAGGAAATTGATCTTTTGCCAGATATGTACGGTCCCGCACTCCCGACAAGGACTctcaagaattttgaaaattccctcAAAGACGAAGGATCGTCTTCGAGAGACTCGGTATTCCAGAAGCCGATTTTCAAAAGCGTCGTTGTTACGAAGAAAGACTCTGAGTACAGCGACCGAATAAAGGGAAAGTGGGTCGAACGTagcaaatcgaaaaaatcgaagaaagaTAAACACAAACACAaacacaaagaaaaagaacGCTCGAAGCACAAACACAAATCAAAGAAAGACAAACGCTGA
- the kz gene encoding probable ATP-dependent RNA helicase kurz, with product MGKKGYNWKSRHVPEVEIDNSATKQIAIDIKHRQDNYDNCNTLVLPSEKRKTKNKDKRLTNVRLLSKKRRKQLEKVVERKEKKLQRANLLDELSKVQAADDELKQYVSLTTVQTKGLKRYIRESNAPEIEPKDVDNEDDNDKPDDVINAIKGCKRMRLALVEEESQPHRSTDPNVIDLNDSSEDELVSSDSEDNENENESRIPEKISQPQEEKKTIVEKPKIVTVESVAVPLVLRPKTVHKRAIEQKDRKPAVFVAVNRTSEVQEARLKLPVLAEEQSIVEAINENPVVIITGETGSGKTTQVPQFLYESGYAKTRMIGVTEPRRVAAMSMSKRIGHEMNLTSKEVSYLIRFEGNVGPETKIKFMTDGVLLKEVQTDFLLTKYSVIILDEAHERSVYTDILIGLLSRIVPLRTKRNDPLKLVIMSATLRVDDFIGNSKLFKARPPIIQVESRQFPVTIHFNRHTRSNYVLDAIKKTVKIHTRLPEGGILVFLTGQHEVNTVVRRLRKAFPHRKSKFSSSNGSKVDKNSEKTKSDTDSEEEFEAEGALRRMKKKRKKATVDLPNIDLDKYSAIPEDDTREDFFDVENNDDVDELDIDEDENEDEDILELNSPSTSQPLWVLPLYSLLPGHKQARVFEPVPEGCRLCVVATNVAETSLTIPNVKYVVDSGRCKTRLYDKVTGVSTYRVCYASQAAANQRAGRAGRTAPGHCYRLYSSAVFNDQFEKFSEPEIRRKPVDDLLLQMKVMNIDKVVNFPFPSPPDMLQLKAAERRLRILGALEKPARRGADTYSSKVSPLGRSIAAFPVAPRYGKMLAVSQQQNLLKYTICMVAALSVQEVLVEGLGTDCAAKAKWLQTRRFWAGTGNSLLLGDPMVLVRAVGAAEYANSKGKIQKFYEEHGLRPKAIGEVRKLRQQLTNEIMINIPGLKLEIDPNMPPPTDLEAKLLRQIVLAGMGDQVARKISPDEIKEDQDKAKWKHAYKTIEMEDPVFMHSSCVLRKTSPEWVVYQEVYETNKMYMRGVTAIEPEWLPKFVPMLCTMSSTNTGTSARYDEESGKVMCQMSGTFGPQSWELPPMEIEYPTNREGVKIFAKFFLDGQVFPKLKRFVPSLLSTPSSVEAFWAKLLPRTETLIKVLLSKGIMSRDKLIDIWKTDRHFLLEAYQKWLPESAQNEVTLIWPPTD from the exons atgggaaaaaaaggttataATTGGAAGTCCCGGCACGTGCCCGAGGTAGAAATCGACAACTCTGCTACGAAACAG ATCGCTATTGACATAAAACATCGCCAAGACAATTATGACAACTGTAACACTTTAGTACTACCCAGCGAAAAACGGAAAACCAAAAACAAGGATAAAAGGTTGACGAATGTCCGGCTGCTATCAAAAAAACGACGCAAACAATTAGAAAAAGTTGTagaaaggaaggaaaagaaaTTGCAG AGAGCCAACCTTCTTGATGAACTCTCAAAAGTTCAGGCAGCCGATGATGAGCTCAAACAGTATGTGTCTTTAACAACTGTACAAACAAAAGGCTTAAAACGCTACATTAGAGAATCAAATGCTCCAGAAATTGAACCAAAGGATGTGGATAACGAAGATGACAATGACAAACCAGATGACGTTATAAATGCTATCAAAGGTTGTAAAAGAATGAGACTAGCTCTCGTCGAAGAAGAATCTCAGCCACACAGATCAACAGATCCAAATGTTATTGATTTGAAT GATTCCAGTGAAGACGAATTAGTATCTAGTGATTCTGAGGATaacgagaatgaaaatgaatcaagaatcccagaaaaaatatctcagcctcaggaagaaaaaaaaaccatcgtCGAAAAGCCTAAAATTGTAACTGTCGAGTCTGTAGCTGTACCACTGGTATTAAGGCCAAAAACAGTGCATAAACGGGCAATAGAACAAAAAGATCGTAAACCGGCAGTATTTGTAGCAGTAAACAGAACGAGCGAAGTGCAAGAGGCGAGATTGAAGCTTCCTGTTCTGGCGGAAGAACAAAGTATTGTTGAAGCGATAAACGAAAATCCTGTTGTGATTATCACTGGAGAAACGGGAAGTG GAAAAACAACTCAAGTACCGCAATTCTTGTATGAAAGTGGTTACGCCAAAACACGAATGATCGGAGTCACCGAGCCGAGGAGAGTGGCGGCGATGTCAATGAGCAAAAGAATAGGGCACGAGATGAATCTTACCAGCAAAGAAGTATCTTATCTAATACGTTTCGAGGGAAACGTAGGAcctgaaacgaaaataaaattcatgacTGACGGTGTTTTGCTCAAAGAGGTACAAACGGATTTTTTGCTGACGAAATATTCAGTCATAATACTGGACGAAGCGCACGAGCGGAGCGTTTACACGGATATTCTAATAGGACTGTTATCACGCATCGTCCCACTACGCACCAAAAGAAATGATCCTCTGAAGCTCGTCATAATGTCAGCTACACTGCGAGTCGACGACTTCATAGGAAATTCGAAGCTATTTAAAGCTCGACCGCCCATTATTCAAGTGGAATCTCGACAATTTCCCGTAACCATTCACTTCAACAGACACACCCGTTCGAATTACGTGCTCGACGCGATAAAGAAAACCGTGAAGATACACACTCGTTTACCGGAGGGTGGGATCCTCGTGTTTTTAACAGGTCAGCACGAAGTGAATACGGTGGTGCGTCGTTTGCGCAAAGCGTTTCCTCACCGGAAGTCCAAATTTTCCTCTTCAAATGGAAGCAAAGTTGATAAAAATAGCGAAAAAACGAAGAGTGACACTGATTCCGAGGAAGAATTCGAAGCTGAGGGTGCCTTGAGGCGTATGAAGAAGAAACGTAAAAAAGCAACTGTTGATTTACCAAATATCGATTTGGACAAATACTCGGCGATCCCCGAAGATGATACGCGAGAGGATTTTTTCGACGTAGAGAATAATGACGACGTGGATGAGCTTGATATcgacgaagacgagaacgaggaTGAGGATATACTCGAGTTAAATAGTCCGTCGACGTCGCAACCCCTCTGGGTTTTACCGCTCTATTCTTTATTACCCGGTCACAAACAAGCTCGAGTCTTCGAGCCTGTTCCAGAAGGCTGTCGTCTTTGCGTAGTCGCGACTAACGTCGCGGAAACATCGTTGACAATACCAAATGTCAAGTACGTAGTTGACAGTGGGCGTTGCAAAACACGATTGTACGACAAGGTAACTGGCGTCAGTACTTACCGCGTTTGTTATGCTAGCCAAGCCGCGGCGAATCAACGAGCGGGCAGGGCTGGCAGAACTGCCCCTGGTCACTGTTACAGATTATACTCGTCAGCGGTATTCAAtgatcaatttgaaaaattcagcgAGCCTGAAATTCGCCGTAAACCGGTGGATGATTTGTTGCTGCAAATGAAAGTTATGAACATCGACAAAGTCGTGAACTTTCCATTCCCATCGCCACCGGACATGCTGCAGTTGAAAGCTGCCGAAAGGCGGTTGCGCATACTCGGAGCCTTGGAAAAACCTGCTCGACGGGGAGCCGATACTTACAGCTCGAAGGTCAGTCCTTTGGGGCGAAGTATAGCCGCGTTTCCGGTAGCGCCTCGCTACGGCAAAATGCTTGCTGTTTCGCAGCAACAAAACCTGTTGAAATACACTATTTGCATGGTGGCCGCGCTCTCGGTACAAGAAGTACTGGTGGAGGGACTCGGAACGGACTGCGCTGCTAAAGCGAAGTGGCTTCAGACTCGAAGATTTTGGGCGGGCACCGGAAACAGTTTGCTACTCGGCGATCCTATGGTGCTCGTGAGAGCCGTGGGTGCCGCCGAATACGCCAATTCGAAAGGTAAAATACAGAAATTCTACGAAGAACACGGATTGCGACCGAAGGCCATCGGGGAAGTACGAAAATTGAGGCAACAACTGaccaacgaaataatgatcAATATACCGGGTTTGAAGCTCGAAATCGATCCCAATATGCCTCCACCTACAGACCTAGAAGCGAAACTTCTCCGGCAGATCGTTCTCGCTGGTATGGGTGACCAGGTTGCCCGGAAAATATCACCGGACGAGATAAAAGAGGATCAGGACAAAGCAAAGTGGAAACACGCTTATAAAACTATAGAAATGGAAGATCCGGTGTTCATGCATTCGAGTTGCGTTTTGCGGAAGACCAGTCCGGAATGGGTTGTCTACCAGGAGGTTTACGAGACCAATAAAATGTACATGCGAGGAGTCACGGCCATAGAACCCGAGTGGTTGCCGAAATTCGTTCCTATGCTTTGTACAATGAGCTCAACAAACACTGGCACTTCAGCGAGATACGACGAAGAAAGCGGTAAAGTAATGTGCCAAATGAGCGGCACTTTCGGACCACAAAGTTGGGAATTGCCACCAATGGAAATCGAATATCCGACGAATAGAGAAGGCGTCAAAATATTCGCCAAATTTTTCCTCGATGGCCAAGTTTTTCCTAAACTCAAACGTTTCGTTCCATCGTTGCTGTCAACGCCTAGCAGCGTTGAAGCTTTTTGGGCGAAATTATTACCCAGGACGGAAACCCTCATCAAAGTTCTCTTATCCAAAGGAATTATGTCGCGGGATAAATTGATCGATATTTGGAAAACAGACAGACATTTCTTGCTAGAAGCCTACCAAAAATGGCTTCCAGAATCTGCTCAAAACGAAGTCACGCTTATTTGGCCGCCCACCGATTAA
- the Su(fu) gene encoding suppressor of fused homolog isoform X1 produces MDGNMREREDFTRNFPSGHPTQVPSPQAHGLDAIHALCKEIYPEQSNPLTVTAIVKYWLGGPDPLDYISMYENAGCPELGVPPHWHYISLGLSDLHGDGRLHPKTGPGRPSGFGFELTFRLVRERGETTPPTWPANVMQQLAKYVFNSGNMLLPGDHVSWHAPLGNNSHGKITQILMSRDPQLPASASTPNGEVTFVQIVGVTSEELQAAQHWNGLGVVNLLKTTRGCGAWLVTDTNRQHSAMEEDPSVAEKIQSGIEREGSNLSGVSAKCWWVQMASEASTDRYRERRDTASDDEDEDRERDEKEEEVEEKLRKPQIKSERLSPCESDVNFHADNSVKSLPGLHLTFNLEAGTLLPLAIKGRVMHGRHFTFKSILSHSAITIVAPSVTGTLVTREKPYVVQGPWLQVLLPEDLSEKMAYEFQALNSLDHVSLPKTFSWPEHKLAITIVND; encoded by the exons ATGGACGGAAATATGCGTGAGCGGGAAGATTTTACGAGGAATTTTCCCTCGGGTCATCCGACTCAGGTACCCTCGCCACAAGCTCACGGACTCGATGCAATTCATGCACTTTGCAAAGAGATTTATCCCGAACAGAGCAATCCTCTTACTGTCACAGCGATTGTCAAATACTG GCTCGGTGGTCCAGATCCGTTGGATTACATTAGTATGTATGAAAATGCAGGATGTCCAGAGCTGGGTGTACCTCCCCACTGGCATTATATAAg cctCGGTCTTTCCGACCTCCACGGCGACGGACGATTGCATCCGAAAACCGGGCCTGGACGCCCCAGCGGATTTGGTTTCGAGTTGACTTTCCGCCTCGTTCGAGAACGTGGGGAAACAACGCCTCCCACTTGGCCCGCTAACGTCATGCAACAATTGGCCAAATACGTTTTCAACTCAGGGAACATGCTACTCCCCGGCGATCACGTGTCCTGGCACGCACCCCTCGGCAACAACAGTCACGGAAAAATAACCCAAATTCTCATGAGCAGGGATCCACAGTTACCGGCCTCAGCGTCGACCCCCAACGGCGAA GTTACTTTTGTACAAATAGTCGGTGTTACTTCGGAAGAGCTTCAAGCTGCTCAGCACTGGAACGGGTTGGGTGTCgtaaatttgttgaaaacaaCTCGAGGCTGCGGAGCTTGGTTGGTCACGGACACGAATCGACAACATTCAGCGATGGAGGAAGATCCTTCGgttgctgaaaaaatacaatcgGGTATCGAGAGAGAAGGTTCGAATTTGAGCGGCGTGTCTGCGAAGTGTTG GTGGGTCCAAATGGCGAGTGAAGCGAGCACCGACAGATATAGAGAGAGACGAGACACGGCATCcgatgacgaggacgaggacagGGAACGAGacgagaaggaggaggaagtCGAAGAAAAGCTACGAAAACCTCAGATCAAATCAGAGCGGCTTTCGCCTTGCGAAAGCGATGTCAATTTTCATGCTGACAATTCAGTCAAGAGCTTACCTGGCCTGCATTTGACTTTCAATTTGGAGGCCGGGACTTTGCTGCCTTTGGCTATAaa gggACGCGTGATGCACGGACGACATTTTACGTTTAAATCGATTCTCTCGCATTCTGCGATAACCATAGTCGCTCCATCGGTGACCGGGACCCTCGTGACGAGAGAAAAGCCGTACGTCGTTCAGGGCCCGTGGCTTCAAGTTTTATTGCCCGAAGATCTTTCCGAGAAAATGGCGTACGAGTTCCAAGCACTAAACTCTTTGGATCAT GTGAGCCTTCCGAAAACGTTCTCATGGCCTGAGCACAAACTCGCGATAACCATCGTCAACGACTGA
- the Su(fu) gene encoding suppressor of fused homolog isoform X2: MYENAGCPELGVPPHWHYISLGLSDLHGDGRLHPKTGPGRPSGFGFELTFRLVRERGETTPPTWPANVMQQLAKYVFNSGNMLLPGDHVSWHAPLGNNSHGKITQILMSRDPQLPASASTPNGEVTFVQIVGVTSEELQAAQHWNGLGVVNLLKTTRGCGAWLVTDTNRQHSAMEEDPSVAEKIQSGIEREGSNLSGVSAKCWWVQMASEASTDRYRERRDTASDDEDEDRERDEKEEEVEEKLRKPQIKSERLSPCESDVNFHADNSVKSLPGLHLTFNLEAGTLLPLAIKGRVMHGRHFTFKSILSHSAITIVAPSVTGTLVTREKPYVVQGPWLQVLLPEDLSEKMAYEFQALNSLDHVSLPKTFSWPEHKLAITIVND, from the exons ATGTATGAAAATGCAGGATGTCCAGAGCTGGGTGTACCTCCCCACTGGCATTATATAAg cctCGGTCTTTCCGACCTCCACGGCGACGGACGATTGCATCCGAAAACCGGGCCTGGACGCCCCAGCGGATTTGGTTTCGAGTTGACTTTCCGCCTCGTTCGAGAACGTGGGGAAACAACGCCTCCCACTTGGCCCGCTAACGTCATGCAACAATTGGCCAAATACGTTTTCAACTCAGGGAACATGCTACTCCCCGGCGATCACGTGTCCTGGCACGCACCCCTCGGCAACAACAGTCACGGAAAAATAACCCAAATTCTCATGAGCAGGGATCCACAGTTACCGGCCTCAGCGTCGACCCCCAACGGCGAA GTTACTTTTGTACAAATAGTCGGTGTTACTTCGGAAGAGCTTCAAGCTGCTCAGCACTGGAACGGGTTGGGTGTCgtaaatttgttgaaaacaaCTCGAGGCTGCGGAGCTTGGTTGGTCACGGACACGAATCGACAACATTCAGCGATGGAGGAAGATCCTTCGgttgctgaaaaaatacaatcgGGTATCGAGAGAGAAGGTTCGAATTTGAGCGGCGTGTCTGCGAAGTGTTG GTGGGTCCAAATGGCGAGTGAAGCGAGCACCGACAGATATAGAGAGAGACGAGACACGGCATCcgatgacgaggacgaggacagGGAACGAGacgagaaggaggaggaagtCGAAGAAAAGCTACGAAAACCTCAGATCAAATCAGAGCGGCTTTCGCCTTGCGAAAGCGATGTCAATTTTCATGCTGACAATTCAGTCAAGAGCTTACCTGGCCTGCATTTGACTTTCAATTTGGAGGCCGGGACTTTGCTGCCTTTGGCTATAaa gggACGCGTGATGCACGGACGACATTTTACGTTTAAATCGATTCTCTCGCATTCTGCGATAACCATAGTCGCTCCATCGGTGACCGGGACCCTCGTGACGAGAGAAAAGCCGTACGTCGTTCAGGGCCCGTGGCTTCAAGTTTTATTGCCCGAAGATCTTTCCGAGAAAATGGCGTACGAGTTCCAAGCACTAAACTCTTTGGATCAT GTGAGCCTTCCGAAAACGTTCTCATGGCCTGAGCACAAACTCGCGATAACCATCGTCAACGACTGA
- the LOC122408098 gene encoding thioredoxin-related transmembrane protein 2 homolog, producing MSFKKDLRLLIKPYYLVNILLSISYIVAKRLPIVCEFLFVRADCELNGRETEILFFLMIVIMIRTRKAGSVTMINYLTSSFVYTKIANLILWFYADIRMGIFFAVIFILCGLVLPEPTYQGPEKVIYLRGSNGLQDELRDSRVVWLVAFYTAWNPACVNFAPIFSQLSAEYALENLKFGKVDVGRYPEAGVKYHVSDASTSKQLPTLILFKEGKEIERRPYADTRGKLVKFLFTLDNVKAAFDLNNVYKTCKNNPIKRKEKKPIKAE from the exons ATGTCTTTCAAAAAAGATCTCCGGTTATTGATAAAACCTTATTATCTCGTAAACATTCTCCTTAGTATATCGTACATTGTGGCTAAGAGATTACCGATAGTTTGTGAGTTTCTTTTCGTACGGGCGGATTGTGAGCTAAATGGG AGGGAGACGgaaattctctttttcctgATGATTGTAATCATGATAAGGACCCGTAAGGCTGGGAGTGTCACAATGATAAATTATTTGACATCCAGCTTTGTTTACACCAAAATTGCCAATCTTATACTCTGGTTTTACGCGGACATACGAATGGGAATTTTCTTTGCAGTCATATTCATTC TTTGCGGTCTAGTTCTACCGGAACCAACTTATCAAGGTCCGGAAAAAGTTATTTATCTCAGAGGCTCCAATGGACTGCAAGACGAACTACGAGATTCTCGTGTCGTTTGGCTTGTCGCCTTCTACACAGCTTGGAATCCTGCTTGTGTCAACTTTGCTCCAATATTCTCGCAACTTTCCGCAGA ATATGCTCTCGAGAATCTCAAATTTGGAAAGGTCGATGTTGGTCGTTATCCGGAAGCAGGGGTGAAATACCATGTGAGTGACGCAAGTACAAGCAAACAACTGCCTACGCTGATTCTCTTCAAGGAGGGAAAAGAGATCGAGAGGCGACCCTATGCGGATACCAGGGGGAAACTGGTCAAGTTTTTATTTACGCTG gATAACGTCAAAGCTGCCTTCGATCTCAACAATGTCTACAAGACATGTAAGAACAATCCGAtcaagagaaaagagaagaaaccTATCAAAGCGGAGTAA
- the LOC122408109 gene encoding uncharacterized protein encodes MDKYRLNDVSRILIVFLFLSFEIIEQGEALDCFKCVSIGGNNKACDDPFHNNGSLEFFESPCQGGRKNRDGLFPATACIKLAGVYDETGVTLTIRSCALDSGTLTTDSELIRMSHCGGFYYEDKYVRGCVQSCSDADACNEAGNTTNWLVLTSSSIIIVGWTSISFGYFS; translated from the exons ATGGATAAATATCGCCTCAACGACGTTTCGCGTATTTTAATCGTTTTCCTGTTCCTTTCCTTCGAAATCATCGAACAAG GTGAGGCCCTGGATTGTTTCAAGTGCGTGTCGATTGGCGGTAACAATAAAGCCTGTGACGATCCATTTCACAATAATGGAAGTCTCGAGTTTTTTGAGTCGCCCTGCCAAGGGGGCAGAAAAAATCGAGATGGACTTTTTCCCGCCACAGCGTGCATCAAACTTGCCGGAGTTTACG ATGAAACGGGAGTAACTTTGACGATTCGAAGCTGCGCTCTCGACAGTGGTACTCTTACGACAGACTCTGAATTGATAAGAATGTCGCATTGCGGAGGTTTTTACTACGAGGATAA GTACGTGCGAGGCTGCGTACAATCGTGCAGCGACGCAGACGCCTGTAACGAAGCAGGTAACACAACAAATTGGCTCGTGCTTACAAGCAGTTCGATAATAATAGTTGGATGGACTTCCATTTCATTCGGCTACTTTTCGTGA